The Luteitalea sp. genome contains the following window.
ATTCCATGCCTGGATGGCCTGCGTCGAGGTCGCCCAACATGCCCTGATCGTGGATGTGTGTCGTCGGCTCCTGGAGGCCCCAGATGATCTTGCCCGTGCGCGCCTCGACGAGACAGATACCATTCTCCTTTCGCCGCACTTCGACCCCATAGGCGATTTCCAAGCCGGCTCGATCAGGATCGACGTCCGCCACGTAGACGACGTCCGGGTGTCCGAGGTCCGTGTTCCAGAGTAGGGTGCCATTGTCGTCCAAGGCTGCCGCCCCGAGCACGAGCTCATCGCGCCCATCGTCATCGATATCCGCGACCTTCATGCCGTGCATCCCCTGCCCGCGGACCTGCGGATCTTCATCGTCTCCGTTCCAGCTCCACACCTTCTTCAATTGGCCGTCGACGAGATTGTACGTATCGACTCTCATCGTCGTGTAGGTTCCGCGATGAACGACGATGCTCGGGCGCTTGCCGTCGAGATAGGCGACGCCCACCATGTGGCGCGATGCGCGGTTTCCGGTCTCGTCCCCCCAATCTGCGACGTTGCCTCTTGCAATCCAATCGACTTTGGTGATTTCGCTACCTGTCATGCCGTCCAGGATCGAGAGATACTCTGGCCCGGTCAGCATGTGCCCGTCCGCATCACGATAGTCGACGTCGGTCGGCGCCGTTCGCAGCGCGATCTCTGCCTTACCATCCTCGTTCAGGTCGAACACCACCATCGGCGAGTACCAGATGCCCATCTCGATATTCCAGCCAAGGTCTTTTCGCCATAGGAGGGTGCCATCGTTTCGATAGGCTTCCAGCTTGTAGGTGTCGGTGCTTCGACGCCAGTAGCTGTCGCCTGGGTCGATGCTGGAGCCAGGCTGTTTGACCACGAAATCTAGCTTGCCGTCGCCGTCCAGATCGGCGATGCCAATTTTGTTCGGCGAGTAGTCGCCTTGCAGCTTCATTGTCACATACGGTCTCGTCGGGGCATTCGCAAGCAGACGCACGGCATCCGATGCATCCTGCTCACTGCCCTCGGTAACCGCTCGCACGGACCATGCATTCTCGCGGCTCAGCGGCGCCGTTCTGTCGACGAAGTTCGTCGATTCGGTTACGGGTGTCTCATTCAGCTTGAGCGCAGGTTGGCCGGCCGTGGACCGATAGACGTTGAACCCGACATTTGACGGGTCGGTCTTCAGTAGCCGCCAACCGACGTAAACCTCGTTCTGTCCGGTTGGCACGGCGACCAATCCACGGTCCAGCGTTTCAGGTGCGTCGGCGGCGCTCAGAGGCCACCATGGCGACAGCGCTGCTGCTGCCACTGCTAGAGCCAGGCTAACGCGTAGAGCGTGCATGCGTATGACTCCCTGACGGTGCCCGTTTCAGAAGCTCAATCGCAGCCCCAGCCGGGCGTAGCGCTCCGCATACTCGCGGCCGAGGGCGTTCGTCCCGGTGATCACGCCGAATCCATTCAACGCCCGGACGGAGCCGTCCGGGTTGAGCTGAAGGTTCGACACGTTGGTGCCGCTCGGGTTCAGGAAGTTCGCCCGGTTCGTCACGTTGAACACCTCGAGCCGGAACTGCAGATTGACGCCGCTGGTCACCGCAAACGTGCGAAAGAGGCCAGCGTCGAGGTTGACTGCGCCGGGTCCCCGCAAGGTATTCACACCGGCGTTGCCGAAGCGCGCCTCGGTGACCGGTGCGAAGGCGGTGACATCGAAGTACGGCGTATCGGGACCGACACCACCGAGGATCGCTGCCGGGTTGATCTGATCGGCACGCTGGCCGCTCCCGGGTGCGTTGAGCGACGCGTCGCTCGCGGTGATAGTGAATGGCGTCCCGGAGCGCGCCGAAAGGAGCGCGTTCACTTGCCACCCGCCAGCCAGCGTGGCAACGACGCCGCCCCGATTCAAGAAAGGCTTGCCGGCGCCAAACGGCAGCTCGTAGATGGCCGACACGTCGAGCTTGTGCGGCGTGGAGTTGCTCTGGTCGCCCTTGTTCAGCTGCCAGAACTCTGGGATGGCAATGTTGCCAGCCCACCAGTCGGTGGCCTTGGCAAAGGTATACGCGACACTGAGCTGGAATCCGTCGCTCATCCGGCGGGTCACGTTCGCCTGCAGCGAGTCATATTGGACACGCCCTGCGGGCGAATCGCGCTGATGGCCGCGGTCGTCTGCACCCCGCCCGGTAAGCCGGCTTGATTGAACGGCTGGCTCGCCGGTCCGCCCCCGATCTGGCCGTAGTTGAGGTTTTGGCCGCGCATCATGTCGTTCTGGCGGCTGCCGACGTATCCAAGCTGCGCCGTGATGTCGTAGGGGAGCAGCTTCTGCACGGACACGTTGAACGACGTGATGTGGCCGCGCATGAACGTATCCGTGTTCTCCAGCGTCGTGACGCCCGCTCCGGCGGGTAGCGCGAGGCTACCGCTCGCGACGTCGATGATTGGCAACGCCGGATATCCGTCGCTGATGCTGCCCACCGGCGTAAACGGGGTTTCACCCACATCGGTGATACCGACATGCACTGGGAAGTTGCGAAGCCGGAAGCTCACCATGTTCTGGTTCTGTGGGTTGCGCGAGAAACCGGCGCGAATGACCAAGGAATCGGTGGCCCGATACGCGACGCCCACGCGCGGTGTGAACAAGTTCTTCTGGACCGTGATGCCGCACGTCGGGTCGTTGTTCCCGACGCCGCAGAGCAGAACGCTGTTGGTCGTGAAATCGAAGATCTCGATGCCCCGATCGGCACGCATCGGGACCGGGTAGTACTCCCACCGGAGACCTGCGGAGACGGTGAGCTTGCGGGTCATCTGCCACTGGTCGCGGATGTAGAGGCCATATTCCCAACTGCGGAGCGTGGCGGACCGCTCCTGGCTTCCGTTGTCATCGTCGATCAGCGGGTTCTGCAGCGCGGTGCTCCGAGAGTTGGGCAGCCCGAGCAGGAAGTCCGCGTACGAGTTGAAGAGGTTCTGGCTCTCGCCGCCGTTGAGGGCCGTCGCACCACCGGTGAAGCTGAAATTCGGCGCGACGATCTCGTAATGGTTCATGTGCAGTCGATGGACGTCGAGGCCGAACTTGATGTTGTGGCTGCCCTTGTTCCAGCTCGCGTTCATGACCCACTGCCACTGCGGGTCGAGGTAGTCGAAGACCGATCCCGTGTTGTCGTTGGGGAACGTGCCGTTTCCGTAGGAGCTCCAGCCCGCGATGTCGATGCGCGGTAGGGCATAGTCACGCTGCAGCGGCGGTTGACACGCGTTCGGAATGCCGACCTCCGCGCCCCAGCACGTCGGCGGTCCTGGCGGCTCGTGATACGTGTGTTGCCGGGTGAACCCAAAGAGGCCGTCGATGACGAAGTTCGACGACACAATTGCCGTTGCCGATAGGGACGCACTGCTCACGTTCGAGTCGAGCGTCGTGCCGAGCGCCAACGGATTGAGCTCCTCTCCGCCGACGGCCGGGTAAAGACCGGAGGCGCGCTCGCTGCTCGGCAGATAGCTGACTCGGGTGTTCACGTTCACCCGACTATTCGCGTTCCACGTCAGCTTCGTGTCGATTTTGTGGAAGTTCGAATTGTAGTCCGGCGTGGCGAAGTAGTTGTTCGCGTTTCCGGGAAGCGTCGGCTGCGGCAGCCGCGCCAGGATGCTCCTGGCGGCGGGGTCGATCCGATTCGCCGGGATGAAGTTGCACGCGTCGAACCGCGGGCCGGCGGAGGACGTGAGCCCGGGGCAGTTGGCGAACGCGAAGGGCATCCGGCCCGTTCCGTCCGCGGCGCCCGTCAACGGATCGTAGATAACCGTGCCGGTCGACGAGAAGTCGCCAGCGCGAATCGCTGCGGGCGGGAGTGAGAGAAACTGCGTTGCGGAGCCGGACGCCTGAGTCGCGTAGGGGCCGCCGACCGTCCGCTGGACCGTTGACTCGATGCTGGCGAAGTAGAAGAGCTTGTCGCGCTTGATGGGGCCGCCAATGGTCCCGCCGAACACGTTCTTGTCGTCTTTGATCTTCTCTTGATCGCGTGGCAGGAAAAAGTTGCGGCTGCGCAATGCCGCGGTCGTCAGATAGTCGAACGCCGAGCCTTGCAGGGTGTTGGTGCCGCTCTTGATCTGGACGTTCACCGACGCACCGCCCGCCATCCCTTGCTCCGCGTCGAAGCTGTTGGTGACGATGTTGACCGTCTCGATGGCCTCCATGGCGGGGCTGTAGGCTTGCAGGCCCTCGATCCACTGATTCGTGGCGCTGACGCCATCGATGCGGACGACGGTGTTCTGGTTGGGCGCTCCGTTCACGGAAATCTGCATCGAGCGAGAAGGGTTGTTGATGCCGCCGGTCTGGAAGTAGTTCGGCTGCGCAACGCCAGGTGTGAGCACGAGCAGACTCTGAAAGCTCCTGCCGTTCACCGGGATGTTCTCGAGCGTCTCGCGGACCAACTGCGATTGAACAGCGGCCGTCTCGGTCTGGAGGAGGGCGGCATTTGCAGAGACGCGCACCGATTCTTCGAGCGCTTCCACGCTGAGCCTCGCGTTGACACGAACGGTGGCGTTGAGTCGGACGAGGACATCACGCGCGCTGAACGGCTGAAACCCCGGTAACGACACGTCGACCCGATAGGTGCCAGCGGCAACGTTTGGGAACGTGTAGCCTCCCGTCTCATTGGTGATCGTTTCACGGGACTGATTGGTCTCACCGTGTGTAATGACCACGGTCGCACCCGGAACGGCGAGATTGGAGGAATCCGTCACGGTTCCGA
Protein-coding sequences here:
- a CDS encoding silent information regulator protein Sir2 — protein: MHALRVSLALAVAAAALSPWWPLSAADAPETLDRGLVAVPTGQNEVYVGWRLLKTDPSNVGFNVYRSTAGQPALKLNETPVTESTNFVDRTAPLSRENAWSVRAVTEGSEQDASDAVRLLANAPTRPYVTMKLQGDYSPNKIGIADLDGDGKLDFVVKQPGSSIDPGDSYWRRSTDTYKLEAYRNDGTLLWRKDLGWNIEMGIWYSPMVVFDLNEDGKAEIALRTAPTDVDYRDADGHMLTGPEYLSILDGMTGSEITKVDWIARGNVADWGDETGNRASRHMVGVAYLDGKRPSIVVHRGTYTTMRVDTYNLVDGQLKKVWSWNGDDEDPQVRGQGMHGMKVADIDDDGRDELVLGAAALDDNGTLLWNTDLGHPDVVYVADVDPDRAGLEIAYGVEVRRKENGICLVEARTGKIIWGLQEPTTHIHDQGMLGDLDAGHPGMEFYGVEADGSQFWLHNARGERLGAEDLGGISPRALYWDDGPIKAYIPGRSRFRRPAGSRTQRAADRPRPRPSGVPERSRIVKYKGPQLGEIEGRIVGLADIVGDWREEVVTAVDGELRIYTTTIPATSRRVALMQDRVYRIDTALQAMAYFYPPQVGGTLFDVR
- a CDS encoding TonB-dependent receptor plug domain-containing protein — encoded protein: MTVKLAWRTRMVGMRCAAAVAILALAGLSTTARAQVLYGSIVGTVTDSSNLAVPGATVVITHGETNQSRETITNETGGYTFPNVAAGTYRVDVSLPGFQPFSARDVLVRLNATVRVNARLSVEALEESVRVSANAALLQTETAAVQSQLVRETLENIPVNGRSFQSLLVLTPGVAQPNYFQTGGINNPSRSMQISVNGAPNQNTVVRIDGVSATNQWIEGLQAYSPAMEAIETVNIVTNSFDAEQGMAGGASVNVQIKSGTNTLQGSAFDYLTTAALRSRNFFLPRDQEKIKDDKNVFGGTIGGPIKRDKLFYFASIESTVQRTVGGPYATQASGSATQFLSLPPAAIRAGDFSSTGTVIYDPLTGAADGTGRMPFAFANCPGLTSSAGPRFDACNFIPANRIDPAARSILARLPQPTLPGNANNYFATPDYNSNFHKIDTKLTWNANSRVNVNTRVSYLPSSERASGLYPAVGGEELNPLALGTTLDSNVSSASLSATAIVSSNFVIDGLFGFTRQHTYHEPPGPPTCWGAEVGIPNACQPPLQRDYALPRIDIAGWSSYGNGTFPNDNTGSVFDYLDPQWQWVMNASWNKGSHNIKFGLDVHRLHMNHYEIVAPNFSFTGGATALNGGESQNLFNSYADFLLGLPNSRSTALQNPLIDDDNGSQERSATLRSWEYGLYIRDQWQMTRKLTVSAGLRWEYYPVPMRADRGIEIFDFTTNSVLLCGVGNNDPTCGITVQKNLFTPRVGVAYRATDSLVIRAGFSRNPQNQNMVSFRLRNFPVHVGITDVGETPFTPVGSISDGYPALPIIDVASGSLALPAGAGVTTLENTDTFMRGHITSFNVSVQKLLPYDITAQLGYVGSRQNDMMRGQNLNYGQIGGGPASQPFNQAGLPGGVQTTAAISAIRPQGVSNMTRCRRT